A section of the Bradyrhizobium oligotrophicum S58 genome encodes:
- the rfaD gene encoding ADP-glyceromanno-heptose 6-epimerase: MLLVTGGAGFIGSNLVAALNDAGRTDVIVCDELGSEGKWRNLAKRQLADVVPPSDLGEWLKGRRLDAVLHMGAISATTVVDGDLVMERNFRSSLRLLDWCTASATPFIYASSAATYGDGAQGFVDEPSLAALKTLRPMNLYGWSKHLFDMAIAARVERGEQLPPQYAGLKFFNVFGPNEYHKGSMMSVLTRRFDDIKAGHTLQLFKSHRDGIADGDQRRDFIYVDDVVRVMMWLLASPPVSGLFNVGTGQARSFKDMMLAAYATLGATPRIEYIDMPEAIRGSYQYFTQSKVDRLLAAGYNGGFTALEDAVAHYIGGYLDSADRFR, translated from the coding sequence ATGTTGCTGGTGACCGGCGGCGCCGGGTTTATCGGATCGAACCTAGTGGCAGCGCTCAATGATGCCGGCCGTACTGACGTGATCGTCTGTGACGAACTCGGCAGCGAGGGCAAATGGCGGAACCTTGCCAAGCGTCAGCTCGCCGACGTCGTACCCCCATCCGATCTGGGCGAGTGGCTGAAGGGCCGCAGGCTCGATGCCGTCCTGCACATGGGCGCCATCTCCGCCACCACGGTCGTCGACGGTGACCTAGTCATGGAACGCAATTTCCGCAGCTCGCTGCGGCTGCTCGACTGGTGCACGGCGAGCGCCACGCCGTTCATCTATGCCTCCTCTGCAGCGACCTATGGCGACGGCGCGCAGGGCTTCGTCGACGAGCCGTCGTTGGCCGCGCTCAAGACGCTGCGGCCGATGAATCTGTACGGCTGGAGCAAGCATCTGTTCGACATGGCGATCGCCGCGCGCGTCGAACGGGGCGAGCAGCTGCCGCCGCAATATGCCGGGCTCAAGTTCTTCAACGTGTTCGGTCCCAACGAGTACCACAAGGGATCGATGATGAGCGTGCTGACCCGCCGCTTCGACGACATCAAGGCCGGGCACACTCTGCAGCTGTTCAAGTCGCATCGGGACGGCATCGCCGACGGCGACCAGCGCCGTGATTTCATCTATGTCGACGACGTCGTGCGGGTGATGATGTGGCTGCTGGCCTCGCCCCCCGTCTCCGGTCTCTTCAACGTCGGCACGGGCCAGGCCCGCAGCTTCAAGGACATGATGCTGGCGGCCTATGCGACGCTCGGCGCGACGCCCCGGATCGAGTACATCGACATGCCCGAGGCGATTCGCGGCAGCTATCAGTATTTCACCCAGAGCAAGGTCGACCGGCTGCTGGCCGCCGGCTACAACGGCGGCTTCACGGCCCTCGAGGACGCGGTCGCCCACTATATCGGCGGCTATCTCGATTCCGCCGACCGCTTCCGCTAG
- the rfaE1 gene encoding D-glycero-beta-D-manno-heptose-7-phosphate kinase — MFDFDDLSQAIARQTVLCVGDLMLDEFVYGEVSRISPEAPAPVIAVQRSETNIGGAGNVARNIAALGARCIFVGLVGDDAAAAQLEAELAKETGIESVLVRDPSRPTTRKVRFVSEHFSTHMLRADWERAAPASGDIEQKLIEAILPLLARADIVLLSDYAKGVLTARVLRNVIDAARKAGKRVIVDPKSANLAIYRGASVLTPNRKEFSEATRSRAETEQEIAAAAQDAIYLADCEAILVTQSERGMTLVPRQGDSIHVPAYPVKVRDVSGAGDTVVAVLAATLAAGAVWGDALRMASAAAAVAVSKQGTASVTSAELRRKILPHSYRAAEEKIIESDGELAARVEGWRAEGLRVGFTNGCFDILHPGHVKVLTAARAACDRLVVGLNSDASVKRLKGEARPVQDERARAEVLAALEAVDLVAIFAEDTPLRLIELVRPSVLVKGGDYTREQVVGHEVVEAGGGQVVLIDILQGHSTTALVDRARSEVQ; from the coding sequence ATGTTCGACTTTGACGATCTCTCACAAGCGATCGCCCGCCAGACGGTGCTGTGCGTCGGCGATCTCATGCTGGATGAGTTCGTGTATGGCGAGGTGTCGCGGATTTCTCCGGAGGCCCCGGCGCCGGTGATTGCCGTCCAGCGCAGCGAGACCAACATTGGCGGCGCCGGCAACGTCGCGCGCAACATCGCCGCGCTTGGTGCGCGTTGCATCTTCGTCGGCCTGGTCGGCGACGACGCAGCGGCCGCTCAGCTCGAGGCCGAGCTGGCCAAGGAGACCGGCATCGAGAGCGTGCTGGTGCGCGATCCGTCGCGGCCGACGACGCGCAAGGTGCGCTTCGTCTCCGAGCATTTTTCCACCCACATGCTGCGCGCCGACTGGGAGCGCGCGGCGCCGGCGTCCGGCGACATCGAGCAGAAGCTGATCGAGGCGATCCTGCCGCTGCTCGCACGCGCCGACATCGTGCTGCTGTCGGACTACGCCAAGGGCGTGCTGACGGCGCGCGTGCTGCGCAACGTCATCGACGCCGCACGCAAGGCCGGCAAGCGCGTGATCGTCGACCCGAAGAGCGCGAATCTCGCGATCTATCGTGGCGCCAGCGTACTGACGCCGAACCGCAAGGAGTTTTCGGAGGCGACCCGCAGCCGCGCCGAGACGGAGCAGGAGATCGCCGCGGCCGCCCAGGATGCGATCTATCTGGCGGACTGCGAGGCCATCCTGGTGACGCAGAGCGAGCGCGGCATGACGCTGGTCCCGCGCCAGGGCGACTCTATCCATGTGCCGGCCTATCCTGTGAAGGTGCGCGACGTCTCCGGCGCGGGCGACACCGTCGTCGCCGTTCTCGCCGCGACGCTCGCGGCCGGCGCGGTCTGGGGGGACGCGTTGCGGATGGCGAGCGCAGCCGCGGCGGTCGCCGTCAGCAAGCAGGGCACGGCCAGCGTCACGTCGGCCGAACTGCGCCGAAAGATCTTGCCGCATTCGTATCGTGCTGCCGAGGAGAAGATCATCGAGAGCGATGGCGAGCTTGCCGCCCGTGTCGAGGGGTGGCGAGCAGAGGGCCTGCGTGTCGGCTTCACCAATGGCTGCTTCGACATCCTGCATCCCGGCCACGTCAAGGTGCTGACGGCTGCGCGCGCCGCCTGCGACCGTCTCGTGGTCGGGCTGAACAGCGACGCGTCCGTGAAGCGGCTGAAGGGCGAAGCCCGTCCGGTGCAGGACGAGCGCGCGCGTGCCGAAGTCCTTGCGGCACTCGAGGCGGTGGATCTCGTCGCGATCTTCGCCGAGGACACGCCGCTGCGCCTGATCGAGCTGGTGCGACCGAGCGTCCTGGTCAAGGGCGGCGACTACACCCGCGAGCAGGTGGTCGGACACGAGGTCGTCGAGGCCGGCGGTGGGCAAGTCGTTCTGATCGATATCCTCCAGGGACACAGCACGACCGCGCTGGTCGACCGCGCGCGGAGCGAGGTGCAATGA
- a CDS encoding O-antigen ligase family protein, translating into MSALAGHPAPALLARRWRDPAAWRTTVDVVAVLLAASLPWSTSLVSILGVVMLVTMLPFLDVERLLQTLKRPISLAPIALFLLALVGTLWSDAAWGARLYAVGPAAKLLVLPALFYHFERSERGLWVFTAFLASCVLMVVMSTAVAFNPALALKANADRGIFVKNYIDQGQEFSLCAVVLAYPIAQLLRARRFAPAGLLTAIMIAFLANMIFIVVSRTALVTIPILLAVFGLIHLKWRVNLLIAVSAVMLALAAWSVSPQLQGKVATFTSQYQDYRNDRGITSIGERLEFWRKSLRFFADAPLIGHGSGSTRHLFELAASGRTDLAASTVVGNPHNQTLYIAIQWGALGVIILYAMWGAHLLLFRGDGLVPWIGLLVVVQNVFTSLFNSHIFDFHEGWMYVIGVGVAGGMLLKGRSTPEPARGSV; encoded by the coding sequence ATGAGCGCGCTGGCCGGTCATCCCGCGCCGGCGCTGCTGGCGCGCCGCTGGCGCGATCCCGCGGCGTGGCGGACCACCGTCGATGTCGTCGCTGTTCTGCTGGCGGCCTCGCTGCCATGGTCGACGTCGCTGGTGTCGATCCTCGGCGTCGTCATGCTGGTCACGATGCTGCCGTTCCTCGATGTCGAACGCCTGCTGCAGACATTGAAGCGGCCGATCTCGCTGGCGCCGATCGCGCTGTTCCTGCTGGCGCTGGTCGGAACCTTGTGGTCGGACGCGGCCTGGGGCGCGCGGCTTTATGCGGTCGGGCCGGCCGCCAAGCTGCTGGTGCTGCCGGCGCTGTTCTACCACTTCGAGCGCTCCGAGCGCGGCCTGTGGGTCTTCACGGCCTTTCTCGCCTCCTGCGTGCTGATGGTCGTGATGTCGACGGCGGTCGCGTTTAATCCGGCGCTGGCGCTCAAGGCCAATGCCGATCGCGGGATCTTCGTGAAGAACTATATCGACCAGGGCCAGGAATTCTCGCTCTGTGCCGTGGTGCTGGCCTATCCCATCGCGCAGCTGCTGCGCGCCCGCCGTTTCGCGCCGGCCGGTCTTCTGACCGCGATCATGATCGCCTTCCTCGCCAACATGATCTTCATCGTCGTCTCGCGCACCGCGCTGGTGACGATCCCGATCCTGCTCGCGGTGTTCGGCCTGATCCACCTGAAATGGCGTGTCAACCTCCTGATCGCGGTCAGTGCTGTCATGCTTGCTTTGGCCGCATGGTCCGTGTCGCCGCAGTTGCAGGGCAAGGTGGCCACCTTCACCAGCCAGTATCAGGATTACAGGAACGACCGCGGCATCACCTCGATCGGTGAGCGGCTGGAGTTCTGGCGCAAATCGCTGCGCTTCTTCGCCGACGCGCCGCTCATCGGGCACGGCTCAGGTTCGACGCGCCATCTGTTCGAGCTGGCCGCGAGCGGGCGCACTGACCTCGCCGCCAGCACCGTGGTCGGCAATCCGCACAACCAGACGCTCTACATCGCCATCCAGTGGGGCGCGCTCGGCGTGATCATTCTCTACGCCATGTGGGGCGCGCATCTGCTGTTGTTCCGCGGCGACGGGCTGGTTCCCTGGATCGGCCTTCTCGTCGTGGTGCAGAACGTCTTCACCTCGCTGTTCAACTCCCACATCTTCGATTTCCATGAGGGATGGATGTATGTGATCGGCGTCGGTGTCGCCGGGGGCATGCTGCTGAAGGGCCGCTCGACCCCAGAGCCGGCGCGGGGATCGGTTTGA
- a CDS encoding polysaccharide biosynthesis protein has protein sequence MTRLSQLTSRNMLIAAHDLLVSVAALFAAFYIRFEGASTFWERVPLLLQLLPYFIAFSFVVFYFSNLLTTKWRFISLPDALNIVRVATVLTVALLVLDYIIVAPNVRGTFFFGKLTIILYWFLEIFGLSALRFAYRYFRYTRVRRHARSEDAAPALLIGRAADAEVVLRGIESGAVKRIWPIGILSPSTADRGQLIRGVPVLGGIDDVEDVAADFARRSRPIARALMMPTAFDPDCHPETFLMRARRLRLIVSRLPSLESGDAPRLAPVAVEDLLLRPSETIDYGRLEGLVRGKAVVVTGGGGSIGAEICQRVVAFGAARLLILENSEPALYAITEVLAADTEANVAVEGRIADIRDRDRVFALIGEFKPDLVFHAAALKHVPILERDWSEGVKTNIFGSINVADAAVASGADAMVMISTDKAIEPVSMLGLTKRFAEMYCQALDRQLAERSSGRPPMRLISVRFGNVLASNGSVVPKFKAQIEAGGPVTVTHPDMVRYFMTIREACDLVITAASHALAPQRPDVSVYVLNMGQPVRIVELAERMIRLSGLQPGYDVEIVFTGIRPGERLNEILFASEEPPVEIGVAGIMAATPNEPPMQTLKAWIAALDQAIARNDPVTIKSVLKDAVPEFGSSAA, from the coding sequence ATGACGCGTTTGTCTCAGCTGACCTCCCGCAATATGTTGATTGCCGCGCATGACCTGCTGGTCAGCGTCGCCGCGCTGTTCGCGGCGTTCTATATCCGCTTCGAAGGCGCCAGCACGTTCTGGGAGCGGGTGCCGCTGCTGCTGCAGCTCCTGCCTTATTTCATCGCCTTCAGCTTCGTCGTGTTCTACTTCTCCAACCTGCTGACGACGAAGTGGCGGTTCATCTCGCTGCCGGATGCGCTCAACATCGTTCGCGTTGCAACCGTGCTGACGGTCGCGCTGCTGGTGCTGGACTACATCATCGTCGCGCCGAACGTGCGCGGCACCTTCTTCTTCGGCAAGCTGACGATCATCCTGTATTGGTTTCTGGAGATCTTCGGGCTGAGCGCGCTGCGCTTCGCCTATCGTTATTTCCGCTACACGCGGGTGCGCCGTCATGCGCGGTCCGAGGACGCGGCGCCGGCGCTCCTGATCGGCCGTGCAGCTGATGCCGAGGTCGTGCTGCGCGGCATCGAGAGCGGCGCGGTCAAGCGGATCTGGCCGATTGGCATTCTGTCGCCGTCGACGGCCGATCGCGGCCAGCTGATCCGCGGCGTCCCGGTGCTGGGTGGGATCGACGACGTCGAGGATGTCGCTGCTGACTTCGCCCGGCGCTCCCGCCCGATCGCACGCGCTCTGATGATGCCGACGGCGTTCGATCCCGACTGCCATCCGGAGACCTTCCTGATGCGCGCCCGCAGGCTGCGCCTGATCGTCAGCCGGCTGCCGTCGCTGGAGAGCGGTGATGCGCCGCGGCTGGCTCCGGTCGCGGTCGAGGACCTGCTGCTGCGGCCGAGCGAGACCATCGATTACGGCCGGCTGGAAGGACTGGTACGCGGCAAGGCGGTGGTCGTCACCGGCGGCGGCGGCTCGATCGGCGCCGAGATCTGCCAGCGCGTCGTGGCGTTCGGTGCGGCGCGGCTGCTCATTCTCGAAAACTCCGAGCCGGCGCTCTATGCGATCACCGAGGTGCTCGCGGCTGACACCGAAGCCAACGTGGCCGTCGAGGGGCGCATCGCCGACATCCGCGATCGCGACCGGGTGTTCGCGCTGATCGGCGAGTTCAAGCCGGATCTCGTGTTTCACGCGGCTGCGCTGAAACATGTGCCGATCCTCGAACGCGACTGGAGCGAGGGCGTCAAGACCAACATCTTCGGCTCGATCAACGTGGCCGATGCCGCCGTGGCGTCGGGCGCTGACGCCATGGTGATGATCTCGACCGACAAGGCGATCGAGCCGGTCTCGATGCTCGGTCTCACCAAGCGTTTTGCCGAGATGTACTGCCAGGCGCTCGATCGCCAGCTCGCCGAGCGCTCGTCGGGCCGGCCGCCGATGCGGCTGATCTCGGTGCGGTTCGGCAACGTGCTCGCTTCGAACGGCTCGGTGGTGCCGAAGTTCAAGGCCCAGATCGAGGCAGGCGGTCCGGTCACGGTGACCCACCCGGACATGGTGCGCTACTTCATGACCATCCGCGAGGCCTGCGACCTCGTCATCACGGCGGCCTCGCACGCGCTGGCGCCGCAGCGCCCGGATGTCTCGGTCTACGTGCTCAACATGGGTCAGCCGGTGCGCATCGTCGAGCTCGCCGAGCGCATGATCCGCTTGTCCGGTCTGCAGCCGGGCTACGACGTCGAGATCGTGTTCACGGGCATCCGTCCGGGCGAGCGCCTCAACGAGATCCTGTTTGCGAGCGAGGAGCCGCCGGTCGAGATCGGCGTTGCCGGCATCATGGCGGCGACGCCGAACGAGCCGCCGATGCAGACGCTGAAGGCTTGGATCGCGGCCCTCGATCAGGCGATCGCGCGCAACGATCCCGTCACGATCAAGTCGGTGCTGAAGGATGCCGTGCCGGAGTTCGGCTCAAGCGCCGCGTGA
- a CDS encoding MraY family glycosyltransferase, with the protein MIANPAAILGVVALLAAVICAVVILLLRPVLQRYALARPNARSSHTIPTPQGAGIAVIGATLVVGGAFASVWGFAPLVMLFIAVPMLALVGLVDDIRPIPVLPRFILQGLAVGLVVFTAPDDLRLFPVPLVLERTLLLIAGLWFVNLVNFMDGLDLMTVAEAVPITATLALVGISGWLPWPIAAIAAALGGAMLGFAPFNRPVAKVFLGDVGSLPIGLLLGWCLLHLAWQGFVAAALLLPLYYLVDATFTLLRRMARREPFWAAHRTHFYQRATDNGFTVAGVVGEVFALNIALAVLASVSIALRSMAADAILLVIGLGAVAFVLRRFSRPRSRGA; encoded by the coding sequence ATGATCGCCAATCCGGCCGCAATCCTCGGTGTCGTCGCCCTGCTCGCGGCTGTGATCTGCGCAGTCGTGATCCTGCTGTTGCGGCCGGTGCTGCAGCGCTATGCGCTGGCGCGGCCGAACGCGCGCTCCTCGCACACGATCCCGACGCCGCAGGGCGCCGGGATCGCCGTGATCGGCGCGACGCTCGTGGTCGGCGGGGCGTTTGCATCGGTGTGGGGCTTCGCGCCGCTGGTCATGCTGTTCATCGCCGTGCCGATGCTGGCGCTGGTCGGCCTGGTCGACGACATCAGGCCGATCCCGGTGCTGCCGCGGTTCATCCTGCAGGGGCTTGCCGTCGGCCTCGTGGTCTTCACCGCGCCGGACGATCTCAGGCTGTTTCCGGTGCCGCTGGTGCTCGAGCGTACGCTGTTGCTGATCGCCGGCCTCTGGTTCGTCAACCTCGTCAACTTCATGGACGGGCTCGACCTGATGACGGTCGCCGAAGCCGTGCCGATCACCGCAACGCTGGCTCTGGTCGGCATCTCTGGATGGCTGCCGTGGCCGATAGCGGCCATCGCCGCGGCGCTTGGCGGGGCGATGCTCGGCTTCGCACCGTTCAACCGCCCCGTCGCCAAGGTGTTTCTCGGCGATGTCGGCAGCCTGCCGATCGGTCTCCTGCTCGGCTGGTGCCTGCTGCACCTGGCCTGGCAAGGCTTCGTCGCTGCGGCGCTGCTGCTGCCGCTGTATTATCTCGTCGATGCCACGTTCACCCTGCTGCGGCGCATGGCACGCCGCGAGCCGTTCTGGGCCGCGCACCGCACGCACTTCTACCAGCGCGCCACCGACAACGGCTTCACGGTCGCTGGCGTGGTCGGCGAAGTGTTCGCCCTCAATATCGCCCTCGCCGTGCTCGCCAGCGTTTCGATTGCGCTGCGCTCGATGGCAGCCGACGCCATTCTGCTCGTGATTGGCCTCGGCGCGGTTGCCTTCGTGCTCCGCCGCTTCTCGCGGCCGCGCTCACGCGGCGCTTGA
- a CDS encoding glycosyltransferase family 4 protein yields MSLPRSASPRRLLYVANEDFAFLMHRLPMARAARDAGYEVHVATNVNAGAAAIAAERFVLHPIPFRRGGLSPSSALPTIRAIRAVEAAINPDVVHHSGLQSSVLGSLAALGRATPVVNAMTGLGYVFTSASWRSRLLKQGLLWLLPRLMNRAPSCVLVQNPDDRDALQAMGVRADKITLIPGSGVDTDRFQPLPEPNGPITFGFAGRLLTDKGVRALVAAHRLLRQRGRDDQLLIAGSPDPANPASVSALEVEAWRNEPGITLLGQIKDITELWRRCHIAVLPSHREGLPVSLLEAAACGRPLISTDAPGCREIAIHGQTGLSVPVEDPTALAQAMAQLATSPELRARYGQAARQLVEDKLSARIIGRSIVALYDRLTSTSSADS; encoded by the coding sequence ATGTCCCTGCCCCGCTCCGCTTCGCCGCGCCGCCTGCTCTACGTCGCCAACGAGGATTTCGCCTTCCTGATGCATCGCCTGCCGATGGCGCGGGCGGCGCGGGATGCCGGCTACGAGGTGCATGTCGCGACCAACGTCAACGCGGGCGCGGCCGCGATCGCGGCCGAGCGGTTCGTCCTGCACCCGATCCCGTTCCGCCGCGGCGGCCTGTCGCCGTCTTCAGCGCTGCCGACGATCCGCGCCATCCGCGCCGTCGAGGCTGCGATCAACCCGGACGTCGTGCATCATTCCGGGCTGCAGTCCAGCGTGCTGGGGTCGCTTGCGGCGCTCGGGCGCGCGACGCCGGTCGTCAATGCCATGACCGGCCTCGGCTATGTCTTCACCTCGGCGAGCTGGCGCTCGCGGCTGCTCAAGCAGGGCCTGCTGTGGCTGCTGCCGCGGTTGATGAACCGGGCGCCGAGCTGCGTGCTGGTGCAGAACCCGGACGATCGCGACGCGCTGCAGGCGATGGGCGTCCGGGCCGACAAGATCACGTTGATTCCCGGTTCCGGCGTCGACACCGACCGCTTCCAGCCGCTGCCCGAACCGAACGGACCGATCACCTTCGGTTTCGCGGGACGGCTGCTGACCGACAAGGGCGTCCGGGCGCTGGTGGCGGCGCACCGCCTGCTGCGCCAGCGGGGCCGCGACGATCAGCTGCTGATCGCCGGCTCCCCCGATCCGGCCAACCCGGCGTCGGTCTCGGCCCTGGAAGTCGAAGCCTGGCGGAACGAGCCCGGCATCACCCTGCTCGGCCAGATCAAGGACATCACCGAGCTCTGGCGACGCTGCCACATCGCCGTGCTGCCGTCGCATCGCGAAGGGCTTCCGGTCAGCCTGCTCGAAGCCGCCGCCTGCGGCCGGCCGCTGATATCCACCGACGCTCCCGGCTGCCGCGAGATCGCGATCCATGGCCAGACCGGGCTGTCGGTGCCAGTCGAGGACCCAACTGCACTCGCCCAGGCGATGGCCCAGCTTGCGACATCGCCCGAGCTGCGCGCCCGCTACGGACAGGCCGCTCGGCAGCTGGTCGAGGATAAGCTCTCGGCCAGGATCATCGGTCGCTCGATAGTGGCGCTGTATGATCGCCTCACCTCGACATCGAGCGCTGACTCATGA
- a CDS encoding NF038122 family metalloprotease, giving the protein MPGVSNSQSSTISTVYEAGVAPPSNPVELPEEAVEAQMAQGDFGGVGAITAVSAGGLTINLLFDTAAMNAPASFRAGIQQAAAILTSMISDRITVNIKIDYSGVGGGAAAGPDGGQWMGYSTVRSNLINYASPGDTTFNALPAGSTIQGQSYVAVWNSQLKLWGGLGANDATTDDGSATFATDINSSLLVGVALHELTHAFGRVPYGPQPDIFDFYRFSSPGARLMTGGATASTAYFSLDGGYTKLADYGQSSDPSDFLNSGVQGGNDPFNEFYTYSTLQTLTAVDLKQLDALGFHLTGSSGTVIQTNGDTSLTLVGNRYYLISGTTGTGPEMKYGGTPVTVGEFGSVAPVGAIKTGSGYNIAWQVAGTNQFTFTTADNNGNYTSNISGIVSGNSLTSELQETTFGQDFNHDGSVGVTASLVHANGDTSLLQIADQYFMYVNGSGPSIKIGGAAVVVGQLGNAAPIGAIHTSSGYDIVWKDSTTGQFTFTAADGNGNYTSNLSGWVSGSSATAMSEEIVFGQDFSGDGTIGPVATVIQVDGSTSLVQVGNNYGLYTAGSGPTIKIGGAPVVVGQLGNTTPIGAIQVGSGYDIAWKDATTGEFTFTAADGNGNYTSNLSGWVSGTSATAKTFETTFHQDFNSDGVIGISAPIVIQTDGSTSLVQIGNNYGLYTGGSGPMIKIGGAPVVVGQLGNTIPIGAIQVGSDYDIAWKDPTTGQFTFTTADSDGNYKTNLSGWVSGTSTTAENLETLFHQDFNGDGTIGVPSSSSPLLAAPQSTTPAGGQNLTASADFSGYLIGFGSAADQVDLKGIAYASLHVISSGVNGVLSVSDGTNGTSVQFLGTLSPDNFHFAADGQGGTMISGPATPAAGTASVSLQGHDAFVFAEHFGQVTVSDFNPGTDKIVFSQSIFADQSALQAAIHDDAAGNAVITDAALDTITIQHVSAAELLSHLSSFHLV; this is encoded by the coding sequence ATGCCCGGGGTGTCCAACTCACAATCGTCCACGATCTCGACCGTGTATGAGGCGGGCGTCGCTCCGCCGTCGAACCCGGTCGAACTGCCCGAAGAGGCGGTCGAAGCCCAGATGGCGCAGGGCGATTTTGGCGGAGTTGGCGCGATCACTGCGGTGAGCGCCGGCGGGCTGACCATCAATCTGCTGTTCGACACGGCGGCGATGAATGCGCCCGCAAGCTTCCGGGCCGGCATTCAGCAGGCCGCGGCGATCCTCACCTCGATGATCTCGGATCGCATCACCGTCAACATCAAGATCGACTACAGCGGCGTCGGCGGCGGCGCGGCGGCCGGTCCTGATGGCGGTCAATGGATGGGCTATTCGACCGTCAGGTCCAACCTGATCAACTATGCCAGCCCAGGCGACACCACCTTCAACGCCTTGCCCGCGGGATCCACCATCCAGGGACAATCCTACGTCGCGGTGTGGAATTCGCAGCTGAAGCTGTGGGGCGGGCTCGGCGCCAACGACGCCACCACCGACGACGGCAGCGCGACGTTCGCCACCGACATCAATTCGAGCCTGCTGGTCGGCGTGGCCCTGCACGAGCTCACGCATGCGTTCGGCCGCGTCCCCTACGGTCCGCAGCCGGACATTTTCGACTTCTATCGTTTTTCGAGCCCAGGCGCGCGCCTGATGACCGGTGGCGCCACGGCGTCGACCGCGTATTTCTCCCTCGACGGCGGCTATACCAAGCTCGCCGATTACGGCCAGTCGTCCGACCCGAGCGATTTCCTGAACAGCGGCGTGCAGGGCGGCAACGATCCGTTCAACGAGTTCTACACCTACAGCACGCTGCAGACGCTGACGGCGGTGGATCTCAAGCAGCTCGATGCACTCGGGTTTCACCTGACCGGCTCATCCGGCACGGTGATCCAGACGAACGGCGACACCAGCCTGACGTTGGTGGGAAACCGCTATTATCTCATCAGCGGGACGACCGGAACCGGCCCTGAAATGAAGTACGGGGGCACGCCCGTCACGGTCGGTGAATTCGGCAGCGTCGCGCCGGTAGGCGCCATCAAGACGGGCTCCGGATACAACATCGCTTGGCAGGTTGCAGGTACGAATCAGTTCACCTTCACGACCGCCGACAATAACGGGAACTACACGTCGAACATTTCCGGCATCGTCTCGGGAAATAGTTTGACTTCTGAACTCCAGGAAACAACCTTCGGGCAGGATTTCAATCACGACGGGTCCGTCGGAGTCACTGCGTCGCTTGTCCACGCCAACGGCGACACGAGTCTGCTCCAGATCGCCGACCAATATTTCATGTACGTCAACGGCTCGGGTCCATCGATCAAGATTGGCGGTGCCGCCGTCGTTGTTGGCCAGTTGGGAAATGCCGCCCCGATCGGCGCGATTCACACCTCGTCCGGCTACGACATCGTCTGGAAGGATTCGACCACCGGCCAGTTCACCTTCACTGCTGCCGACGGCAACGGCAACTACACGTCCAATCTCAGCGGATGGGTGTCCGGGAGTAGCGCGACGGCGATGTCCGAAGAAATCGTCTTCGGTCAGGATTTCAGCGGCGACGGCACGATCGGGCCGGTCGCTACGGTCATCCAGGTCGACGGATCGACCAGCCTGGTCCAGGTCGGCAACAACTACGGACTCTACACTGCCGGCTCTGGCCCGACGATCAAGATCGGCGGCGCGCCGGTGGTCGTCGGCCAGCTCGGCAACACGACCCCGATCGGCGCCATCCAGGTCGGGTCCGGTTACGATATTGCCTGGAAGGATGCGACGACCGGCGAGTTCACCTTCACTGCTGCCGACGGCAACGGCAACTACACATCCAACCTCAGCGGATGGGTGTCGGGAACGAGCGCGACGGCCAAAACATTCGAAACGACCTTTCACCAGGACTTCAATAGCGACGGTGTGATCGGCATATCCGCACCAATCGTCATTCAGACCGATGGATCGACCAGCTTGGTCCAGATCGGCAACAACTATGGTCTCTACACCGGTGGGTCCGGCCCGATGATCAAGATCGGCGGCGCGCCGGTGGTCGTCGGCCAGCTCGGCAACACAATTCCGATCGGCGCTATTCAGGTCGGATCCGACTACGACATTGCCTGGAAAGATCCGACCACCGGTCAGTTCACCTTCACGACCGCGGATAGCGACGGCAACTACAAGACAAACCTCAGCGGGTGGGTATCAGGGACGAGTACGACGGCTGAGAACCTCGAAACGCTGTTCCATCAGGACTTCAACGGCGACGGCACGATCGGCGTCCCCTCCTCCAGCAGCCCGCTGCTGGCAGCCCCACAATCGACAACGCCTGCCGGCGGTCAGAACCTGACGGCGTCGGCAGATTTCAGTGGTTATCTGATCGGGTTCGGCAGCGCGGCCGATCAGGTCGACCTCAAGGGCATCGCCTACGCGTCGCTGCACGTCATATCGAGCGGCGTGAACGGCGTGCTATCGGTCAGCGACGGCACCAACGGCACGTCGGTGCAATTCCTGGGAACCCTGTCGCCGGACAACTTCCACTTCGCCGCTGACGGCCAAGGCGGCACGATGATCTCCGGCCCGGCGACGCCGGCAGCCGGCACGGCATCGGTGTCGCTGCAGGGGCACGACGCCTTCGTGTTCGCCGAGCATTTCGGTCAGGTGACGGTCTCGGACTTCAATCCCGGCACCGACAAGATCGTGTTCAGCCAGAGCATCTTCGCGGACCAGTCCGCGCTGCAGGCCGCGATCCATGACGACGCGGCGGGCAACGCCGTCATCACCGATGCGGCGCTGGACACCATCACCATCCAGCATGTGTCGGCCGCCGAGCTGCTGTCCCACCTGTCGAGCTTCCACCTGGTCTGA